A genomic stretch from Nocardia wallacei includes:
- a CDS encoding glutaminyl-peptide cyclotransferase, with protein MKRKRRAWAATGPILLAAVVTGTVACDRPDSAPPLRVEVVATRPHDRGAFTEGLEIHDGLLYESTGLAGRSEVRVTDLTDAGRTARAELPAEYFGEGITRASSTVWQLTWKNETAFARDPITLAERGRVHYDGEGWGLCTRGDRLVMSDGSDTLTFRDPVTFDAVGSIRLTSHHNARLNELDCAADGSVYANVWHTDHILRIDPESGAVLGDIDAGGLLSPTERAGVDVLNGIAQIPGTDRFLITGKYWPVLFEVRFVPA; from the coding sequence ATGAAGCGCAAACGCCGTGCGTGGGCCGCGACCGGACCGATCTTGCTGGCCGCGGTGGTCACCGGAACCGTCGCCTGTGACCGCCCGGACAGCGCTCCGCCGCTGCGTGTCGAGGTGGTGGCGACCCGCCCGCACGACCGCGGCGCGTTCACCGAGGGCCTGGAAATCCACGACGGCCTGCTCTACGAGAGCACCGGTCTCGCGGGCCGCTCCGAGGTGCGCGTCACCGACCTGACCGACGCGGGCCGCACCGCGCGCGCCGAACTGCCCGCCGAATACTTCGGCGAGGGCATCACCCGCGCGAGCTCCACTGTGTGGCAACTCACCTGGAAGAACGAAACCGCCTTCGCCCGCGACCCGATCACCCTGGCCGAGCGCGGCCGCGTCCACTACGACGGCGAGGGCTGGGGCCTGTGCACCCGCGGCGACCGCCTGGTGATGAGCGACGGCAGCGACACCCTCACCTTCCGCGACCCGGTCACCTTCGACGCGGTCGGCTCGATCCGGCTCACCAGCCACCACAACGCCAGGCTCAACGAACTGGATTGCGCCGCAGACGGTTCGGTCTACGCCAATGTCTGGCACACCGACCACATCCTGCGCATCGATCCCGAGAGCGGCGCGGTGCTGGGCGATATCGACGCGGGCGGGCTGCTCTCGCCGACCGAGCGCGCCGGTGTCGACGTGCTCAACGGAATCGCCCAGATCCCCGGCACCGACCGGTTCCTGATCACCGGCAAGTACTGGCCGGTCCTGTTCGAGGTTCGCTTCGTCCCGGCGTGA